AACCTTGCATTGAGGGAACATGGGTCTGTATCTGTTGAAGTCCTCAtccctcttcttctcttcctcctactccttcttttctttgttgcgaagGCGTTGCAGCTTCCTCTTCTGTGTATGAGTCAAACCCGCGGGCACTacctaggctgatggtacttgtctGCTGCGCTCTGgctgctaccggcctcatgatcattggccatgaccaGCTTTTGCGAAGGAACATCAACCGATTTCTCTATGTCCATCGGTTTTTTGCCCGTATCCTATATGGGCACCTCAATTTCACCGATTTGAACAACAACATCAGTTTTAGGCTTCTCTGGATCAACAACAAGCTTCTGCTCctcccttcttctccttgaTGCGATACTCGAACCTTGGAACAGGAGCTTGACCCGATCTCtaatgagaccggtctgactggtcggtggcaaccagtctgaccggtgcagtctgctgcactggaccagattggcgtggtcccaatcggtcatgcacaggtactctggagctttccccttgataatgCGGATGATATGGCATcgggaaacactgcatccatataCCCTCATGCTCCCACGTCAGATTTGTTGCATTTGACGCTGGTGGCACCCATGGCATGGTGGCATACATCTTCTAGAGAGGatacaatgtgacaacatcacctctgcgcctgctggattccctccttggggaCGCTGGATGATCATGGCGTGGTGGTgatcgcggtctcttttttagtggccgatctttctgaacggcctttgtgtacttgttcaacaactggttgaaggtgggcttctgattagcagctcttccctgcaccttcacctcgttggtcttccaagtacccacttccggacgctttggcttgaaagttCGGGAACGGTCaccagaccgatctgaccggtcggagacaccggtcggaccggtcgtgCCTAAGCAGCAAACCGATTCTCTAGTTgagagcttccttgcccctCGAGCCTTGGGTTTCTGatgatcttcagagtatccttgccatcatcagtctttTCCTTGATAACTTCCCGAGCAAGAATTTTGTCACTTgtattcatcggtcttggatcaccgatgataacattcttccccttagctccttcggcttgttccggccgaatgagcacctttggattgttcaactCCAATGTATGAATAGGGAAAGGGGCTTTatcaatttgcatctcagaaagtaccaatcgtccttcattaatggccgattgtacccgtcgacggaaaacattacaatcattagtagcatgagatatAGAGTTGTgacacttacaatatgcatgtcgtttaagCTCGTCAGGAGTTGGAATAGCATGCgacaatcggatgttaccattcttaagcaattcatcaaaaatccgatcacacttagaaataTCAAACgtaaatttcagctcctcttgccgattcttttgaatcggcttgagagacggaactgaTCCGgatttggcctttgatggccaaacaaattcagcagcgTATACTTCCTTgctatcatcgtccgaactatccgaatcatgatcaagaatatgcgtgttggaccgatgaggcttgaaagtatccTTGGCATTTTTAAGCttaaactctaaacccatgactttgacttgcaagaaattcaccgTATGATACTCAAAGCCCtcaagtttttctttcaaataagaatgcaagccattaaatgccaaatccgccaaatctttcTCAGAAATcgtcaaactaaaacactgatttttaatttctttaaaccTTTTAAAATAATCCGAAGCAGACTCATCACAGCCTTGCTTAATCGATGTTAAGTCCAACAATTTCGCttcggtttccccactaaagaagtgatcatgaaacttatgctccaactgagcccaattgcgaatagaattaggagcaagcgaggaaaacaaaaaaaagccgttccagtcaaagataaagaaaataaacacacacgcaaagcatcattgaaaccagcttctcccaactgcaagacatattgactaacatgttcccaagttgtatgagaatcatcaccattaaatttagtaaactcgggaatacgccaaccagcaggaaaagaaataaaatcaaactcggcgggataaggtttttgatataaacgcgtagaacccatatccaccccaagcttactcTTAATTGCATTAGCCAGATCttctttgaacttaaggagatcggcttgatagtgctggctggtataaaactcagaaaattgACGATGTGTATTAGGATTTCCATGTGGCAGCGCCTGTGAGGAAGTTGGGATCGGTCCTTGGTTATGTCCAGATCCTCGTGACCCGCCTGCTACAGTAGTGGTGCGAGGCGGTGTATACAGTGACAACTCATTAGTTCGCCCAGGGACAGCCGAACCTAgaattgtctcgagaggcgtcggcgacgacattgagtaaccggtctgaccagtctggtaaccggtctgaccggtcggaccggtctgacaggtcAGTGGGACCGGTCCGGTAGGTGTAGTGCACACGGTCGACGGTGGCGGGGTTTGCCCTACAAAGGAGTTCGGCAGCATACCATACATTGGTTCGGATGTGAACTTAGGGGTAGCCGAACTTGGATctgatgagttaggatctgacatAGGTTTTTTGCCTTTAAGTTCATCAATATCACTACTCGGTTTAATTAAAATGTCACCTGTAGCGGCTTGTGCAGCAACAATCTTTTGATCCATCATGGATGATATCTTATTAAACatatcagagggagagaggcttacattgagtatctcttcaatcttatccttgctaagcttgagagacggcagtacgaactcctccaccctcctgacaaggccaccacgatccttcttgaagccttTCAAGAATTGAGCCTTGAtgtgctcctccacaagaaggaAGGCCTTGCActcctcttcggtgagctcctccattgtaGCCATGATGATGTTTTTCTTGTCGATCTCTGAAGAGCTcatcttcttcaaggagtagattagatcggttttaaaactaGATTAATCTTTCCGcagtggagtcgccaaaaagtatgttgacacagaatcgcgccaacacactcgaatgagCTAGAACGCACGAACGAtcatcaaaacgatcaacaccagcagtgccctgggcggaccggtctgaccggttccgccgaccggtctgaccggtcgggtgcaGAACGCCGCGTAGACCTAGGaacgcgagctcgggagggaccccgtcggagctcgcgcagctagggttgctctgaggtttggaaaagctagggtttgagaggaaCGCCGTCGAGACACAAGAAGAAtagaattagggtttggaaaagctagggtttgagaggaacaaaaagtagatgtattttgtattgatttgattgggaatacctcaatcggccttagtctttatatttataggccggggaagtcgtaccgcTTCTCCAAGTCAGATTCCACAAAAtttccacaaataaaacaactCCTACTCGgactagaccggtcagaccgatcggccTCTGAGtcgccaaatttggctgtcaacagccTCGAACACCTTGCGTCATCTGAGCGTTTCTTGGTTGTTCCCTGTACCAGCAACATCGACGCCCGCCATCCGTTCGACGGAATGCCTCCGAGGAGGAAGGCCGGAAAGGGCAGGAGGGCGGCGCCTCTGGGGGGCGGCCGCGTCAGCATCGACGTGCTCCCAGACGAAGTCCTTCACCACGTGTTGTCTTTCCTGCCAGCGCAGGAGGCCGTGCGAACGTGCGTGTTGGCCCTGCGTTGGCGCCACCTCTGGAGGTATGCCACGGGCCTCCGTATCTCGTGCAACGCTGAGAATGAGGCGGTATCAGCGAAGAAGCTCCGGAATTTTGTGGACCATCTGTTCCTCCTCCGTGGAGGCTCGCCTCTCGACACGTGCCAGTTTACCTTGCTTCATATAAACGATGACAATGATGACATGTGCAAAATACACCTCTGGATCCGGCATGTTCTGTTGTGTAGAGTTCGGGTGCTCAGCCTCGATATCAGATTTAATATGGACTGTTGGAGAACACGGTTTTATATGGATGACCTGCCTCTCGTCTCCCAACACCTGAAGAGGTTAGAGCTTTCTGCTCTACATCTCAATCAGAGCTTCGTTGACTTCTCTAGCTGCCCGGCGTTGGAAGTCATTCAGATAAAAGAATGTGACATACTTGACCTCGATAGGATATCGTCGCGATCCCTGAAGTCTCTAAGTATCACTGGCTACTGTGGTTTCAATGAGGATCATCGCATTCATGTTTATGCCCCAAATCTTGTTTCATTGTGGCTTGAGGTCTTTTATGGCAGGGTTCCTTTTCTTGACAGAATGCCATCCCTAGTGGAGGCAGTTGTCAGAATTGATGGTATGGATGGTGACTTCTGTCATCATGCTGACTCTGGGGACTGTGAGGATAAGGACTGTCCTGGTTGTTATGGGGTAGATGGTGATACTGGCTGCGTGCTTCTCCAGAGTTTATCAGAGGCTCAGAGTTTGGTGCTAATCTCTGACACTAAAATGGTATGCTATGCTTGACATCATAAAATTATGTTAAGTTTGTTTCTTCACTTTCCCCCTTttttaaattaatcatgtttaATATGTGGGTTTGATCATCTTTGCATACCCAGTTTATCTTCAGAAGGGATTTGAAATGTTGCCCAATATTTAGTAACTTGAAGGCTTTGTCACTCAATGAATACTGGTGTGTGCCTGATGACTTCAGTGCTCTTACATGTATCCTTGAACATTCACCGGTTTTAGAGAAGCTCACTCTTCAACTATTTTCCAAGGTATACATTTTCTAGATATACAGCAGCTATATTTTAAAATTGTTGTAGATTGTTGTTTGATGTTTCAACTTTCAAATATCTTCATATACTTTGTAGGGACCCAAAAGTAATGTACAAATGAAAGGAAGCCCTGATCCAACAGAGAGATCAAATGTGATATCAGAGCATCTTAAAACAGTGGAAATCAAATGTGAAGTGGTTGATGCCAAAGTGCTAAATGTTCTGAAGTTCCTGAATAAACTTGGCATATGTAAGCTCTAACATCATTGTTCACACTTTCTGTATTTCTAAAGTTTGCTTTGACATATGGGATAGGAAACCAAGTTATGAGGAAATTCCTAAGATCATTAGTATTAGTCAATACTGGGCCACTTGCAGAGATATAAAAGCCTTCTGCCGTTCTACATTTAATTTGTGGAAAAGGAAAGTAGAAAACAAAATGGATGTGGGAGTCTAAGTGAATCCTATTCCATTATACGTTAACCTGTTGAATTTAATAGTCTTGTAGCGGTAATGTTACTTGTCAGCTTAAGGATTTGTTGAGTCGTAACACAACCTGTTGAATTAAGTAGTTCTGTAGCGGCAATGTTACTTGTCAGATTGCGGATTTGTTGAGTCGTAACACAAAATGTGTGTTCAACACTTAAGCTGTGACACAATGTGTTGATTTCTTCAATTCTCCTTCCTTTTTAACTTGTCCTTTTTTTAGTCCCATAGTCTCCAATATACTATATTTTATTGTTACATTGCTTGAATATATCTTACTATAAATTACTAGTAGTATAACAATTTGAAAACATCTTATTTGTGATAAATCTACTAATACAGTTTTTATCCGGTAAATTTAGATATTTTTGTGCAGAATGGTGATCAGAGTTTTGAATTTGTTTGCACAGAGTCTGTTAAATCCTTTCAAGAACAGAACTAGGTATTCCAAACTTTATGAGTTATAGGACAAGGGCCAGCGTTAACTTCAGAATCTAGTATGTATGTGGTTATATAGGCATCAGTGTTCTATCTGTCTTTGCCAAAGCTAGGTTAGAATTAACCCTAGTGTACTCTCCATTGGATGGAAGGAATCTAAGTAATTTACATGGTAAAATTTAGCCAACTAGTAGGAATTTTCTTTTTCACCATGGTGCATGTGCATCAGGCAACGACAACATAGTGTCGCCCCTGGTCCTTGCTCCATTTGTTATTGAGTCTTCTGTGTTCTCAAACTTGTGTATGAGTGTTTTACATGATTTTTTTCATTGTTGCTCCTCTATGCTTCGATGTCTTTATTGCGACATGCTCAGTCATTGCATTTGATTTTCCTTATTTCCACTCATTGAACATTTGAAAAAAATGCAACTCAATTTGTAAAAACTGCTGATGGTATAACAGTTTCAATGGTATAACAGTTTCATTTGGCTTCCTCTGTTTACTTGTTGTCTTACATACCCATATCCTTGGCTAGAATTATGTAATACTAGTCATCTGATATTCTGATTCTTGCTATTGGTGTGGAGGTTATTGGATGCCATTGCTCAAAACTAATGTAATACTACCATCGTGCAGAAACATATTACATATTTTTATTGTAGGAAATATGCAACAAAAGTTCTTAGCTTTCGCCATCAATGTGCAAAGTTATATATAGACAGTCCATGCAGAATGATAccataatatttttttgatggaaatacatttttgaaagatacTTGTCAAAGACAGCCTAGATGTCCCGCATGGCTTTTTAGTTAAACTTCCAGTTTTAGTAAACATCTGTAAAATATTTGGAATAATTTGATATTCTGCAATTTGGGAAAGTAAGCTTCTTTAGTGCTTAAGTCTATTATTGTACTCAAGTTATTTGcctttgttttattttatttctgaCACTCCTTGTAAACTACTGCTTTTAGATTCGTACAGGTTCCAGTTTTGAGTAGCAGAAAGTGAGACATGCAGGTTGCAATTCGCAGAGATATTGAAACTACGTGGGCCGCCTACACACAATCACTACTAGCCATCCAGTCTAAGGTTCAGTCCTCAGGGGTAGAAGGTTTGAACCGAAGACAAATAAGCTACACTAATTGGTATAACAAGAAATGGAAGACCGGACTCTATCATAGGGAGCAAAGGCTAACAAGGATGATGTTCTTTTCCCTGTCTATGTGAACCCTTTCAGTTTCACTCATATCAAAAGGTTGGGAGTCTGTAGTTAGTTGTTTGAGTCATCTAGTAGGTTAGGCCTTCTTTAACTTGCTATGTTGGTTTTGCAGCCTTGTAACTTAGATTCGTGCAATTTCCCAGTTTTAGAATTGCTAATGCAATATCACTCTCCTGTTGTTCCATTGCTGTATTACTTTTGTGACTCGTAGCTGTGATGTATGCTAATGTACTCCTGACCATGTCTGTTAGGAAATCTTTCTGGAGATTGAAATATAGTAGACAATAAGTCACACAAGATTCagaaaattatattatttgaaTGGGGATGAAATTAGGATGTGTTAGCAACAGGCTGAATCAGGAGCTATCTTTGGTTAGGGATGAAAAAAAACCGGTAATTTCTGATTACCGGAGCCATTTTCAAGATTTTATTGGATTTTAGAGCGAGATGAAAATGATATTGGTTACtaaaaaaatctgaaaacaaTAAAAGCCAAAATCAAAATCGTTTACAATTTTAATCTCTTCTGattgtttttgaaaaataccGACTCTGTTCAGCTGGTTTGTGAGCTAACTAGCCAGCactgtttttctctcacactaaatcagcaccagctagcTAGCCGTACTTTTTTCTCACAATAAATCAGTACCaaccacagccagccgaacataGTCATTGTATTTAATCAGTATTTTACCGTTGGTAATTATTGAATTACATTCATCAGCAATTTTACCCAAGACCCAAGTCAGAGAAGACCATTTCGAAGTGCCTCCAAGCCTCGGCGGCGGATCCGTGTTCCTACTGTGGTCGACTGCGAGACAGCGGCTGTGGCCATCAACTGGAGCACTTTTGCCCAATCAAACTCAGGGATGTGATTGATTAAATTTTATTAGAACTATACAACAACTATTTGCAGTCTAGTATCAAGTACTATAGAGTCCATGGAGCTGAGCAGGTTCATCACTCACTGTGGTCTGTGGCTGCTGTGGTAACGAACCCGAACCCTTGTGAACGGCCAGTTCCTCTGTGGCACATAACCCTCGCATCTGCAACCTTGCCAAGCTAGATGATGAGTTGCTGCATGC
The genomic region above belongs to Panicum virgatum strain AP13 chromosome 8N, P.virgatum_v5, whole genome shotgun sequence and contains:
- the LOC120684754 gene encoding F-box/LRR-repeat protein At4g14103-like — encoded protein: MPPRRKAGKGRRAAPLGGGRVSIDVLPDEVLHHVLSFLPAQEAVRTCVLALRWRHLWRYATGLRISCNAENEAVSAKKLRNFVDHLFLLRGGSPLDTCQFTLLHINDDNDDMCKIHLWIRHVLLCRVRVLSLDIRFNMDCWRTRFYMDDLPLVSQHLKRLELSALHLNQSFVDFSSCPALEVIQIKECDILDLDRISSRSLKSLSITGYCGFNEDHRIHVYAPNLVSLWLEVFYGRVPFLDRMPSLVEAVVRIDGMDGDFCHHADSGDCEDKDCPGCYGVDGDTGCVLLQSLSEAQSLVLISDTKMVCYA